A single genomic interval of Adhaeribacter pallidiroseus harbors:
- a CDS encoding NIPSNAP family protein yields the protein MRKLHYFLLIAFSGILIISGCKSGSGAQSSTSTSAAMAGPKDTRLFEMRVYYAHPGKLADLENRFRTNTTRIFEKHGMTNIGYWLPLENPDNKLIYILAYPNREARDASWQAFGSDPEWKEVASKSEENGKLVAKVDQLFMETTDYSPAITLKKATPERTFELRTYTTTPNNLVNLDARFRDHTMGLFSKYGMENIVYFHPVAGQPGAENTLVYLLAHKSQEAGLASFDAFRVDPEWVKVKAASEVKGGGSLTTKVESVYMKPTDYSPMK from the coding sequence ATGCGCAAATTGCACTACTTTCTACTAATAGCTTTTTCTGGTATTTTAATTATTTCTGGCTGTAAATCCGGTTCCGGCGCACAATCCTCCACGAGTACTTCTGCTGCGATGGCTGGCCCGAAAGACACCCGTTTGTTTGAAATGCGGGTTTATTACGCGCATCCCGGCAAATTAGCCGACCTGGAAAACCGATTCCGGACCAATACTACCCGGATTTTTGAAAAACACGGCATGACCAATATTGGCTACTGGCTACCCCTGGAGAATCCAGACAATAAACTGATTTATATTCTGGCTTACCCGAACCGCGAAGCCCGTGATGCTTCCTGGCAGGCTTTCGGCTCCGATCCGGAGTGGAAAGAAGTGGCTTCTAAATCCGAAGAAAACGGTAAACTGGTAGCTAAAGTAGACCAGTTGTTTATGGAAACGACTGATTATTCGCCGGCCATTACCTTGAAAAAAGCTACGCCGGAGCGTACTTTTGAGCTACGCACGTATACCACCACGCCCAATAACTTAGTAAACCTCGATGCCCGTTTCCGGGACCATACTATGGGATTATTTAGCAAATACGGTATGGAAAACATTGTTTACTTTCATCCGGTAGCGGGCCAGCCGGGAGCCGAAAATACCTTGGTTTATCTATTAGCGCATAAAAGCCAGGAAGCCGGCTTAGCTTCTTTCGATGCTTTCCGGGTAGATCCGGAGTGGGTAAAAGTAAAAGCAGCTTCGGAAGTAAAAGGAGGCGGATCTTTAACCACCAAAGTAGAATCGGTTTACATGAAACCGACGGATTACTCCCCCATGAAATAA
- a CDS encoding aldo/keto reductase, translating to MEHRTLGKTGLEVSVLGFGASPLGNVFDVADEKEGVRAVHYAIANGINFFDVSPFYGLTLAEERLGRALAGKRQEILLATKCGRYGLQDFNFSYNRILKSIDESLARLKTDYVDVLQLHDIEFVDKQQLLQEAIPAVQKIKKMGKARFIGITGLPVRYLAEIARQVELDTMLSWAHYNLLADEINDELVPLSQEKGFGLMNAAPLMQRILSDAPLPDWHRSPQAVKDVQPKLLQLCASYGVNLSDVAIKYAVDHLAIATTIVGMSETRQVQQNLKALDLQIPADLLEKILKMVAPVKNQMWYEGRPENNIPKK from the coding sequence ATGGAACATCGTACATTAGGTAAAACGGGTTTAGAGGTATCGGTTCTGGGCTTTGGCGCATCGCCTTTAGGTAACGTGTTTGATGTAGCCGACGAAAAAGAAGGTGTAAGAGCCGTGCATTACGCCATTGCCAACGGCATTAATTTTTTTGATGTTTCTCCTTTTTATGGTTTAACACTGGCCGAGGAACGGTTAGGTAGAGCCTTAGCCGGAAAACGCCAAGAGATTTTGCTGGCCACTAAATGCGGTCGCTATGGTTTACAGGATTTTAATTTTTCGTATAACCGGATTCTGAAAAGCATTGATGAATCGCTGGCAAGGTTAAAAACTGATTACGTAGATGTTTTGCAGCTCCACGATATTGAGTTTGTAGATAAGCAGCAGCTATTGCAAGAAGCCATCCCGGCCGTTCAAAAAATTAAAAAAATGGGCAAAGCCCGCTTTATAGGTATTACGGGTTTACCAGTGCGTTACCTCGCCGAAATTGCCCGGCAAGTGGAACTGGATACGATGCTTTCGTGGGCGCATTACAACTTGCTTGCCGATGAAATTAACGACGAACTAGTGCCGCTGTCTCAAGAGAAAGGCTTTGGTTTAATGAATGCAGCGCCTTTAATGCAACGAATTCTTTCGGATGCGCCTTTGCCCGATTGGCACCGCTCGCCGCAGGCTGTCAAAGACGTGCAACCCAAACTCCTACAATTGTGCGCAAGCTATGGCGTAAATCTAAGTGATGTAGCTATTAAATACGCCGTTGATCATCTGGCTATTGCTACTACTATCGTGGGCATGTCGGAAACAAGGCAGGTACAGCAAAATCTAAAGGCCTTAGATTTACAAATACCGGCCGACTTGCTAGAAAAAATTTTAAAAATGGTAGCTCCGGTTAAAAACCAGATGTGGTATGAAGGCCGACCAGAAAATAATATTCCTAAAAAATAA
- a CDS encoding diacylglycerol/polyprenol kinase family protein, producing MLQQFLERAIPSWELIWQLGPFIFGYVLVVALLVSHLKKQHRVRTAYTRKIFHFLIFSTASIFQVKYGLPAVILFGSIVSLFVLYAVFKGDHFPFYEVMARQSDRPHRTLFILIPLITTALGGVLSNLFFLKFAFIGYLVGGWGDAVGEPVGSRWGKHRYQVPSLLGVKATRSLEGSGAVAFVSIVVAFLGLYFIGYPLSNCLKTAVVCGLGGAAIESVSNHGLDNLTMQLTAAGLAYWLLA from the coding sequence ATGCTGCAACAATTTCTGGAACGTGCCATTCCCTCTTGGGAATTAATCTGGCAACTCGGTCCGTTTATTTTTGGGTACGTGTTGGTAGTAGCTTTATTGGTTTCGCATTTAAAAAAGCAGCACCGGGTACGCACAGCTTACACTCGTAAAATTTTTCATTTTTTAATTTTTTCTACCGCCAGCATTTTTCAGGTAAAGTACGGTTTACCCGCGGTTATATTGTTTGGCAGTATTGTAAGTTTATTCGTGTTATATGCGGTATTTAAAGGCGACCACTTCCCCTTCTACGAGGTAATGGCCCGGCAATCCGACCGGCCACATCGTACTTTATTTATTTTAATACCTTTAATAACTACTGCCCTAGGTGGCGTTCTATCAAACCTCTTTTTTTTAAAATTTGCCTTCATCGGCTATCTGGTAGGTGGCTGGGGCGATGCCGTAGGCGAGCCAGTGGGTTCGCGCTGGGGCAAACACCGCTACCAGGTGCCATCGTTGCTGGGCGTAAAGGCCACTCGTAGTTTAGAAGGCTCCGGCGCCGTAGCATTTGTGAGTATCGTGGTGGCTTTTCTGGGGCTTTACTTTATTGGCTATCCGTTATCAAATTGCTTAAAAACCGCGGTTGTTTGTGGACTAGGCGGTGCCGCTATTGAATCAGTCAGCAACCACGGCCTCGATAATTTAACCATGCAGCTTACGGCAGCTGGTCTGGCTTATTGGCTATTAGCTTAA
- a CDS encoding zinc-binding alcohol dehydrogenase family protein, which produces MKALFLMEPGKTEVRTVEPMIPNPDEVLLRIGMVGFCGGDLNGFRGLFELQEYPNILGHEVGATIEQVGSAVPAEFKPGMRVTVYPYLNCGTCISCRKGRPNACQDNKTMGVRRPGAMTDYISIHWKNLFASDKLSLRELALVEPLTVGFHAAARGRVSEKDTVAVIGCGIVGLGALAASVNRGARVIAIDIADSKMEIAQKIGVAHTINTTKVDLHQALADITDGDGPDVIIEAVGSPQTYRAAVEEVAYTGRVVCIGYAKKPVEFNTGIFVRKEIEILGSRNCLGEFPEVISYLESGKFPVDAVISKVVTIDEAGAALAAWSDNPGPITKIMVDFER; this is translated from the coding sequence ATGAAAGCTTTATTTTTAATGGAACCCGGGAAAACCGAAGTACGGACAGTAGAGCCTATGATACCCAATCCTGACGAAGTTTTGTTACGCATCGGCATGGTAGGTTTTTGCGGCGGCGATTTAAATGGCTTCCGGGGCTTATTTGAATTGCAGGAATATCCCAATATTCTGGGTCACGAAGTGGGCGCTACCATTGAACAAGTGGGTAGCGCGGTGCCAGCGGAGTTTAAGCCCGGCATGCGGGTAACGGTCTACCCGTATTTAAACTGCGGCACTTGCATATCCTGCCGGAAAGGCCGCCCGAATGCCTGTCAGGATAATAAAACCATGGGCGTGCGCCGGCCCGGCGCCATGACCGACTACATCAGCATTCATTGGAAAAATTTATTCGCTTCCGATAAATTATCGCTCCGGGAACTGGCTCTGGTGGAACCGCTCACGGTAGGCTTTCACGCGGCGGCTCGGGGTCGGGTTTCTGAAAAAGATACAGTGGCCGTAATTGGTTGCGGCATTGTGGGCCTGGGAGCATTAGCCGCCTCCGTGAACCGCGGCGCCAGAGTAATTGCCATTGATATCGCCGATTCTAAAATGGAAATTGCCCAAAAGATTGGCGTGGCGCACACCATTAACACCACCAAAGTAGACCTGCACCAAGCTTTAGCCGATATTACCGATGGCGACGGGCCGGATGTTATTATTGAAGCCGTGGGCAGTCCGCAAACGTACCGGGCCGCGGTAGAAGAAGTAGCCTACACCGGCCGAGTAGTTTGCATCGGTTACGCTAAAAAGCCCGTCGAATTTAACACGGGCATTTTTGTACGTAAAGAAATTGAAATTTTGGGTTCCCGTAATTGCCTCGGCGAATTTCCGGAAGTAATCAGCTACCTGGAATCTGGCAAATTTCCGGTAGATGCGGTTATTTCAAAAGTAGTAACAATCGACGAGGCTGGTGCTGCCTTGGCGGCCTGGTCGGATAATCCGGGCCCTATTACTAAAATAATGGTAGATTTTGAAAGGTAA
- a CDS encoding EboA domain-containing protein, giving the protein MAPRFVGKKKLEITETDLAAAQALRPGFNPTGWTADQTARTLLALSLPHQSPEEYVKTLDKLFATADVNELVALYAALPVLPYPEKLIPRLAEGVRTNMTLVFEAVALQNPYPHDYLPEEAWNQLVLKSIFTSRSLYRIYGLENRRNLKLTQMLSDFAHERWAAGRTLSPEVWRNVGPFVDAAIWPDIQKLFTQPNDTEQQAAALVCAESNYPAAKTMLDTVPDLKAKIASGELTWDTIGEAVAAQTV; this is encoded by the coding sequence ATGGCTCCCCGGTTTGTCGGGAAAAAGAAATTGGAAATTACCGAAACGGACCTCGCGGCGGCGCAAGCTTTACGCCCAGGTTTTAACCCGACAGGCTGGACCGCCGACCAAACGGCCCGCACTTTATTAGCTTTGTCGTTGCCGCACCAATCGCCGGAAGAGTATGTAAAAACCCTGGATAAATTGTTTGCTACCGCCGACGTAAACGAACTAGTGGCTTTGTACGCGGCTTTACCCGTTCTACCGTATCCGGAAAAACTCATCCCGCGCCTCGCCGAAGGCGTGCGTACGAACATGACTTTGGTGTTTGAAGCCGTTGCCTTACAAAATCCGTATCCGCACGATTATTTGCCCGAAGAAGCCTGGAACCAGTTAGTCTTAAAATCGATCTTTACCAGCCGGTCGTTGTACCGGATCTACGGTTTAGAAAATCGCCGAAATTTGAAATTAACCCAAATGCTGTCGGATTTTGCGCACGAGCGCTGGGCCGCCGGCCGTACTTTAAGCCCGGAAGTTTGGCGCAACGTGGGTCCGTTCGTAGACGCCGCTATCTGGCCCGATATTCAAAAGTTATTTACCCAACCCAACGATACAGAACAACAAGCCGCCGCTTTGGTATGCGCCGAAAGCAATTACCCGGCAGCGAAAACCATGCTCGACACCGTGCCGGATTTAAAAGCGAAGATTGCCAGCGGCGAACTTACCTGGGATACCATCGGCGAAGCCGTAGCTGCGCAAACCGTTTAA
- a CDS encoding L-rhamnose mutarotase, with translation MQRFCFALDLVDDPELIQEYENYHSPGNDWPEVTQNDRDAGITNLQIYRTGTRMFMIMDTDDDFTFEKKAALDATVPKVQDWEQLMWKYQVPLPWAKAGDKWILMDQIFQSGAKKTE, from the coding sequence ATGCAGCGATTTTGCTTTGCTTTAGACTTAGTAGATGATCCGGAATTAATCCAGGAGTACGAAAACTATCACAGCCCCGGCAACGATTGGCCCGAAGTAACCCAAAATGACCGGGATGCCGGCATTACTAATCTACAAATATACCGGACCGGTACCCGCATGTTTATGATTATGGACACCGACGATGATTTTACCTTCGAGAAAAAGGCCGCGTTAGATGCTACAGTGCCTAAAGTGCAGGACTGGGAACAACTCATGTGGAAATACCAAGTGCCCTTGCCCTGGGCCAAAGCAGGCGATAAGTGGATTTTAATGGATCAGATTTTTCAGTCTGGGGCGAAAAAGACGGAGTAA
- a CDS encoding AraC family transcriptional regulator, which produces MKPQLLKVSPGPAYSFSVRQDKVPYINNCWHYHAEVELIHFHKGSGTQFVGDNIKRFKANDIVLVGANLPHYWRYDDVYFQEQTPTSAFSTVVHFGEHFWGEVFLNLPENLPLKMVLEKAKRGILITGQAVEQVGKLIQRILLAEGPVRIMGLMECLLVIAETQEFTLLSSMGFQGSLSELESERINAIYDYTFKHFKGKIYLEEVAGIAGLAPNSFCRYFKTKTGKTYSQFLLELRVGYACKLLIEDRYSVKHLCYESGFNNFTCFHKNFKLITGSTPQSYQKQHRLGKV; this is translated from the coding sequence ATGAAACCGCAATTACTCAAAGTGTCTCCTGGTCCGGCGTATTCTTTTAGTGTGCGCCAAGACAAGGTGCCCTACATTAACAACTGCTGGCACTACCACGCCGAGGTAGAGCTCATTCATTTTCATAAAGGCAGCGGTACCCAGTTTGTGGGCGATAATATCAAGCGGTTTAAAGCCAACGACATTGTTCTGGTGGGCGCCAACCTGCCCCATTACTGGCGCTACGATGACGTGTATTTTCAGGAGCAAACGCCCACGAGTGCCTTCTCCACGGTGGTGCACTTTGGCGAGCACTTCTGGGGCGAGGTTTTCTTAAACTTGCCCGAGAATCTGCCCTTGAAGATGGTGTTGGAGAAGGCCAAACGTGGCATTCTGATAACGGGGCAAGCGGTGGAGCAAGTGGGCAAATTGATTCAGCGAATCTTGCTGGCCGAAGGTCCGGTGCGCATCATGGGCTTAATGGAGTGCTTGCTGGTAATTGCCGAAACCCAGGAGTTTACGCTACTTTCTTCGATGGGTTTTCAGGGAAGCTTGTCGGAGTTAGAGAGTGAGCGGATTAATGCCATTTACGATTATACCTTTAAGCATTTCAAGGGCAAGATTTACTTAGAAGAAGTAGCCGGAATAGCGGGTCTGGCACCAAACTCGTTTTGTCGTTATTTTAAAACCAAAACCGGGAAAACATACTCGCAGTTTCTGTTGGAGTTGCGGGTAGGCTACGCCTGTAAGTTATTAATCGAGGACCGCTACAGTGTAAAGCATTTATGTTATGAAAGTGGGTTTAACAACTTTACCTGTTTTCATAAGAACTTCAAGCTCATTACCGGCAGTACGCCCCAGAGCTACCAGAAACAACACCGACTGGGCAAAGTTTAA
- a CDS encoding sugar phosphate isomerase/epimerase family protein: MIKSCVTIALVPQIKTGPWIYWENLETSITKAAQLGFEGIELFTASADAIDPATLTTLLEQSGLKLAAVGTGAGKVIQGFTLTDPDPAIRQQATTFIADMIAFGAQFQALAIIGSMQGNIVAGVEREQAMEWLAEGLNFLGEAAVAREVPLIYEPLNRYETNLLNSLSDGAEFLNSLKTRNVKLLADLFHMNIEESSLTESIRQNESSIGHIHFADSNRRPVGLGHTAVAEIAKTLQEINYNGYVSAEALPWPNPDEAAQQTIKAFHKFFKN, from the coding sequence ATGATAAAATCTTGTGTAACCATTGCCTTGGTGCCCCAGATAAAAACTGGTCCTTGGATTTATTGGGAAAATCTGGAAACCAGTATAACTAAAGCTGCTCAGTTGGGGTTTGAAGGAATTGAGCTTTTTACGGCTTCTGCGGATGCTATAGATCCAGCCACATTAACTACTTTGTTGGAGCAATCCGGACTTAAATTAGCAGCCGTGGGTACGGGAGCGGGTAAAGTTATTCAAGGCTTCACTTTAACTGATCCTGATCCGGCTATCCGGCAACAAGCCACTACTTTTATCGCGGATATGATTGCTTTTGGTGCCCAGTTTCAGGCTCTTGCCATTATCGGCTCGATGCAAGGCAACATAGTAGCCGGAGTGGAGCGCGAGCAGGCGATGGAGTGGCTGGCAGAAGGATTAAATTTTCTGGGCGAAGCAGCGGTAGCCCGAGAAGTTCCCTTAATTTACGAGCCTTTGAACCGCTACGAGACGAATTTACTGAATAGCTTGAGCGATGGTGCCGAATTTTTAAATTCTTTGAAAACCCGGAACGTAAAATTATTAGCCGATTTGTTTCACATGAACATCGAGGAAAGTTCTTTAACGGAAAGCATCCGGCAGAACGAATCTTCTATTGGCCACATTCACTTTGCCGATAGTAACCGTCGACCAGTTGGCTTGGGGCATACAGCAGTTGCCGAAATTGCTAAAACTTTGCAAGAAATAAATTACAACGGGTATGTATCCGCCGAAGCTTTGCCCTGGCCTAATCCGGACGAAGCAGCCCAGCAAACTATAAAGGCATTCCACAAATTTTTTAAAAATTAG
- a CDS encoding 3-dehydroquinate synthase yields MTRCNSQRRRRNPESFFCGRPSRSRSAAGFNRRYQKYTTHYADTLQLAADSLIIPGGEQCKNDPAYVDQVIDVINEKGIDRHSYVLAIGGGALLDMVGYACGIAHRGIRHIRIPTTVLSQDDSGVGVKNSINAYGKKNFLGTFTPPFAVINDFHFLRTLTHREWRAGIAEAIKVALIKDADFFKFLQENTQKLAERDMAAMQYLIHRCAEMHVQHIASGDPFEKGSSRPLDFGHWSAHKMEQLSNYRIRHGEAVAMGIALDSTYSYLKGMLTEEELKQILEVITGVGFELFAPEMLSHLEDDTHPQSLLRGLQEFREHLGGQLTIMLLAKIGHGVEVHEIDNEIMIAAIEQLRHHAEATV; encoded by the coding sequence ATTACGCGATGTAATAGCCAGCGGCGGCGAAGGAACCCGGAAAGTTTTTTTTGTGGTAGACCATCACGTAGCCGAAGCGCTGCCGGCTTTAACCGCCGATATCAAAAATATACCACGCATTATGCCGATACTTTACAACTTGCCGCTGATTCTTTGATTATTCCGGGAGGCGAACAATGCAAAAATGACCCCGCGTACGTGGATCAGGTGATTGATGTGATTAACGAAAAAGGCATCGACCGGCATTCGTACGTACTGGCCATTGGCGGCGGCGCTTTGTTAGATATGGTGGGGTATGCTTGTGGGATAGCGCACCGGGGTATCCGCCACATTCGCATTCCTACTACCGTTTTATCGCAAGACGATTCGGGCGTGGGTGTAAAAAACAGCATTAACGCCTACGGTAAAAAGAATTTTCTGGGCACCTTTACGCCCCCCTTTGCCGTAATCAACGACTTCCATTTTCTGCGTACCTTAACGCACCGCGAATGGCGGGCCGGTATTGCCGAAGCCATTAAGGTAGCGCTCATTAAGGATGCCGATTTTTTTAAATTTTTGCAGGAAAACACGCAGAAACTGGCCGAACGCGATATGGCCGCCATGCAGTACCTCATTCACCGGTGCGCCGAAATGCACGTGCAGCACATTGCCAGCGGCGACCCCTTCGAGAAAGGTTCTTCGCGGCCTTTGGATTTTGGGCACTGGTCGGCGCACAAAATGGAGCAGCTCAGCAATTACCGCATTCGCCACGGCGAAGCGGTAGCCATGGGTATTGCTTTGGATTCCACGTACTCCTATTTAAAAGGCATGCTTACCGAGGAAGAACTAAAACAAATTCTGGAAGTAATTACCGGCGTTGGTTTTGAGTTATTTGCCCCCGAAATGCTTTCGCACCTGGAAGACGATACGCACCCGCAAAGTTTACTGCGCGGTTTACAGGAATTCCGCGAACACTTGGGTGGTCAGTTAACCATTATGCTGTTGGCTAAAATAGGCCATGGCGTAGAAGTACACGAGATTGATAACGAGATTATGATTGCCGCCATCGAGCAACTCCGCCACCACGCGGAAGCTACTGTGTAG
- a CDS encoding TatD family hydrolase, with protein sequence MNTTSPFPLIDPHVHMTSRTTDDYEAMRRAGIVALIEPAFWMGQPRTEAGTFKDYYSHLIGFERFRSSQFGIKHYCTIGLNSKEANNEALAEQVMELLPLYVAKEGVVGVGEIGYDDQTAAEDKYYRLQLEIAKEVNLPVQIHTPHRDKKKGTLRSMEVALEHGLDPGMVIVDHNNEETVKDVLDRGFWAAFTIYPHTKMGNERMVEIVKQYGPERVMINSAADWGISDPLAVPKTVALMLERGIPEEQVQLVSYGNALAAFGQSGQMPESDWLEAQPIDQSQKFSGSSILRGGQTPRIDEANTPTSNIIR encoded by the coding sequence ATGAATACTACCAGTCCTTTCCCGTTGATTGACCCCCACGTACACATGACTTCCCGGACCACTGACGATTATGAAGCCATGCGCCGGGCCGGTATTGTCGCGCTTATTGAACCTGCTTTCTGGATGGGACAACCGCGCACCGAAGCCGGCACCTTTAAAGATTATTACAGCCACCTGATTGGTTTCGAGCGTTTCCGGTCGAGTCAGTTTGGTATTAAACATTACTGCACCATTGGTTTAAATTCTAAAGAAGCGAATAACGAAGCTTTAGCCGAACAGGTAATGGAACTGCTGCCCTTGTACGTAGCCAAAGAAGGCGTAGTAGGCGTGGGCGAAATTGGCTACGACGACCAAACCGCTGCCGAAGATAAATACTACCGCTTACAGCTCGAAATAGCCAAAGAAGTAAACCTGCCGGTACAAATCCATACGCCGCACCGCGACAAGAAAAAAGGCACCCTGCGCAGCATGGAAGTAGCCCTGGAACACGGCCTAGACCCCGGCATGGTAATCGTGGATCATAACAACGAAGAAACCGTGAAGGACGTGCTGGACCGGGGCTTTTGGGCCGCGTTTACCATTTATCCGCATACCAAAATGGGCAACGAGCGCATGGTAGAAATTGTAAAACAATACGGCCCCGAAAGAGTCATGATTAACTCGGCTGCCGACTGGGGCATCAGCGATCCGTTGGCCGTGCCTAAAACCGTAGCCTTAATGCTGGAACGTGGGATACCCGAAGAGCAGGTGCAGTTGGTAAGTTACGGTAACGCCTTAGCTGCCTTTGGCCAAAGCGGACAAATGCCGGAAAGCGACTGGCTCGAAGCCCAACCTATTGATCAAAGTCAGAAATTTTCGGGCAGTTCTATTTTACGCGGTGGCCAAACGCCCCGCATTGATGAAGCTAACACCCCTACTTCTAATATCATCCGCTAA
- the metF gene encoding methylenetetrahydrofolate reductase [NAD(P)H], with protein MKVTEHIANATKTLFSFEILPPVKGTSIQSIYNGIDPLMEFKPPFINVTYHREEYVFKERENGLLEKISIRKRPGTVGICSAIMHKYNVDAVPHIICGGFSREETENALMDLNFLGIDNVLVLRGDSIKTETQFRPHPDGHAYASDLLKQICDLNNGNYLDEDIANPVPTNFCAGVAGYPEKHSEAPNLEIDLKYLKMKVDMGAQYIITQMFFDNQKYFNFVKACREHGINVPIIPGIKPLTVKNQLRMLPNLFHIDIPNDLVQAIDSAPTPQAVRQVGIEWATQQCKELVQFGVPCLHFYTMSKSEATAAIAKEIF; from the coding sequence ATGAAAGTAACCGAACATATCGCAAACGCGACAAAAACGCTTTTTTCTTTTGAGATTTTACCGCCGGTAAAAGGTACCAGCATCCAATCCATTTACAACGGCATCGACCCGTTGATGGAGTTTAAGCCGCCATTTATTAACGTTACTTACCACCGCGAAGAATACGTGTTTAAGGAACGAGAAAATGGCTTGCTCGAAAAAATCAGCATTCGCAAACGGCCGGGTACCGTAGGCATTTGCTCGGCTATTATGCATAAATACAATGTAGATGCCGTACCGCATATTATTTGTGGAGGCTTTAGCCGGGAAGAAACCGAAAATGCCTTAATGGACCTTAACTTCTTGGGCATTGATAACGTGCTGGTTTTACGCGGCGATTCTATTAAAACCGAAACCCAGTTTCGGCCGCATCCTGATGGACATGCATACGCATCAGATTTACTCAAACAAATTTGTGATTTGAATAACGGCAACTATCTGGACGAAGACATTGCCAACCCGGTGCCTACTAATTTTTGCGCCGGCGTAGCCGGTTACCCCGAAAAACACAGTGAAGCGCCCAATCTGGAAATCGATTTGAAATACCTGAAGATGAAAGTTGACATGGGCGCGCAGTACATCATTACGCAAATGTTTTTCGATAATCAAAAGTATTTCAACTTTGTAAAAGCTTGTCGCGAACATGGCATCAACGTACCCATTATTCCGGGCATTAAACCGCTTACCGTAAAGAACCAATTGCGCATGTTACCCAACTTGTTTCACATCGATATTCCGAATGATTTAGTGCAGGCCATTGATAGCGCTCCAACGCCGCAAGCGGTACGCCAGGTAGGTATTGAATGGGCCACGCAGCAGTGTAAAGAGTTGGTTCAATTCGGGGTGCCTTGCCTGCATTTTTATACCATGAGTAAATCCGAGGCAACCGCCGCCATCGCCAAAGAAATTTTTTAA
- the eboC gene encoding UbiA-like protein EboC (EboC, a homolog the polyprenyltransferase UbiA, belongs to system of proteins involved in the trafficking of precursor metabolites to an extracytoplasmic compartment so that the biosynthesis of certain natural products, such as scytonemin, can be completed.), with protein sequence MNRIFAHLVLMRPANIVTAIADIMAGFAAAGAVRLIQQEVGSAYGSLYHPLASDLGWLVLSTIGLYGGGVVFNDVFDAELDKVERPERPIPSGAATKASAATLGALLLLLGIGAAFVVSTTSGVIAAVVAGLALLYDAWGKHQGFLGPINMGACRGGNLLLGMSAVTSSLEHYWYLAFIPIVYIANITVISRGEVHGGSRPILQAAVALYVLVFLSIGALSFLPHFSLLTALPFALLFAYLILLPLLKAVKTLQPQEIRLAVKAGVLSLIIMDATLAAGFAGWLYGLAVLLLFPVSRFMAKQFAVT encoded by the coding sequence ATGAACCGCATTTTTGCGCATCTGGTGCTTATGCGCCCGGCTAACATTGTTACGGCCATTGCCGATATTATGGCGGGTTTTGCCGCGGCCGGCGCCGTACGCTTGATTCAGCAAGAAGTTGGTTCGGCTTACGGCTCTTTGTACCACCCGCTCGCTTCGGACTTAGGCTGGCTGGTTTTATCTACCATTGGTTTATACGGTGGCGGCGTGGTATTTAACGATGTATTTGATGCGGAGTTAGATAAAGTAGAGCGCCCGGAACGACCCATTCCTAGCGGTGCCGCCACCAAGGCCAGTGCTGCTACTTTAGGTGCTTTATTACTGTTACTGGGTATTGGAGCAGCATTTGTGGTATCTACCACCAGCGGTGTTATTGCCGCAGTGGTGGCGGGCTTAGCCTTATTGTACGATGCCTGGGGGAAACACCAGGGGTTTCTCGGGCCGATTAACATGGGCGCTTGCCGGGGTGGCAATTTACTTCTGGGTATGAGTGCCGTTACTTCCAGCCTGGAGCATTATTGGTACCTGGCCTTTATCCCGATTGTGTACATTGCCAACATTACGGTTATTAGCCGCGGCGAAGTACACGGCGGCAGCCGGCCTATTTTACAGGCTGCCGTGGCCTTATACGTGCTGGTATTTTTAAGTATTGGTGCTCTCTCATTTCTACCCCATTTTTCTTTACTAACCGCCTTGCCTTTTGCTTTGCTTTTTGCTTACTTGATATTGCTGCCTTTGTTAAAAGCCGTAAAAACCTTGCAACCCCAAGAAATACGCTTGGCGGTAAAAGCCGGGGTATTATCTTTAATTATCATGGATGCCACCCTGGCGGCGGGTTTTGCGGGTTGGTTGTACGGGCTGGCAGTATTATTGCTTTTTCCGGTATCGCGGTTTATGGCCAAACAATTTGCGGTTACCTAG